CGGAGCATTGATTGAGATCGGGCAAGAGATTGCTCGATTTCTGTTTTATTCATTGGGTTTTTTGCGGTTCGAACCTTCGCGATTACTTGGTTGGACACGAGTGAGACGGTTTTCATGGGCACAAGCGTATTTTCTAAGGAAATACTTAACTTTTTGTCCATAAGTAAGAGGTTCGAACCGAGGGTGGAGAGAATCTCTTTTTTCTTCTCCCATGGGCCGGTTTTAAATTTCAGCATGGCATGCTCCACGAACTCAAAGGCTTCATTGGCAAATTTAATCCGCTTGTCTATCTGATCGCCGGTATCGTTCAGAAGCTCCTCAAGGCGCTTCTTTTCTTTCTGGGCGTCCTCCATCCGCCTTTGGAAATCTTCTTTGCCGAGTTCCTCCCGGGCCCGCATATCAATAAGGCCGTCAATCACCGCCACGCAATCCTTGTAATCCTTTTGCAGATTCGTTAAGACAGCGCTGGTGTTGACCGAATCTTTGGCGTTTTGCTCGCGCATCCACTTCATGCCAAAGTCGTGAACCTCTTGCGAGATGTCGAGCTGATCCAGTAAAGAGATAATCTGCCCTTCCAGATCGTTTTGCTGAACAACGCTTTGGACGCATTTCGGACCGCGCTTTCTTTTCGTGCAGTGATAGTAGGTATAGTGGTGCACATTGCCGTTTTTCTGACGCTTGGTTTTGTGCTCGGCCGTTATCATACATCCGCACTCTCCG
The genomic region above belongs to Parcubacteria group bacterium and contains:
- a CDS encoding recombinase zinc beta ribbon domain-containing protein yields the protein MWRLMLTGVYRVPKVVDIANNKLGYLTPKHKRIGGKPMAYSAAYVMFRDPFYYGMFEFPRKSGNWFRGRHKPMVTEEEFRKVQEMLGGAENERPHIHAFAFTGMIRCGECGCMITAEHKTKRQKNGNVHHYTYYHCTKRKRGPKCVQSVVQQNDLEGQIISLLDQLDISQEVHDFGMKWMREQNAKDSVNTSAVLTNLQKDYKDCVAVIDGLIDMRAREELGKEDFQRRMEDAQKEKKRLEELLNDTGDQIDKRIKFANEAFEFVEHAMLKFKTGPWEKKKEILSTLGSNLLLMDKKLSISLENTLVPMKTVSLVSNQVIAKVRTAKNPMNKTEIEQSLARSQSMLRHLDSNQEPTP